Genomic segment of Rhodococcus sp. W8901:
TGCGGTGGGTCGCGACGTCCCACGTGCCGTCCGACCGCTCGTACAGCGACTCGACGGTGGTCATCGGGATGATCTCGGCGCCGGCCTTCTCCGCCAGGCCGAGGTAGTTCTTGATGAGGGTGTTCTTGGCGCCGTGGCGGCAGCCGGTCATGCACTCACCACACTCGATGCAGCCGGTGCGGTCGGGGCCGACGCCACCGAAGTACGGGTCCGAGACGGTCTTGCCGGGCTCCCCGAAGAACACACCGACCGGCGTCTGGATGAACGTGTCACCCACGCCCATGTCCTCGGCGACCGACTTGATGACCTCGTCGGCGGGGGTCATGTGGGGGTTCTGGACGACACCGAGCATCTTGCGGGCCTGCTCGTAGTGCGGCGTGAGTTCGGAGTCCCAGTCGGTGATGTCGCGCCACTGCGGGTCCCGGAAGAACGACGACGGTGGCTTGTAGAGGGTGTTCGCGTAGTTCAGGGAACCGCCGCCGACACCCGCGCCGGCGAGGATCAGAACGTCGCGCAGCAGGTGCACGCGCTGGATGCCGTAGCAGCCCAACGCCGGTGCCCAGAGGAAGCGCTTGAGGTCCCAGCTGGTCTTCGCGAAGTCGGCGTCGGCGTAGCGGCGCCCGGCCTCGAGCACACCGACCTTGTAGCCCTTCTCCACCAGCCGGAGCGCGGTGACGCTTCCACCGAAGCCGGAGCCGACGATCAGCACGTCGTAGTCGGTCGCGCGCTGCTTGCCCATAGGACACCTCCACCATGAACGGATTTGTTACTCGCCAGTATGCACCGCAGTCCTGTGACTCGTACCACAAGGGTGCCCTAACTGTAACCACCGGTCGCACGAACGGTGGCGGTTCCCCGAAACGCCTGTGGCCGAATGTCACACCGGTTCAGTTCAACTGAACGGATGTGACATTCGGCCACAGGAACGAGGTGGATCAGGCGCGAACGCTCAGGCCGACCTTCTGGAACTCCTTGAGGTCGGAGTAGCCCGACTTCGCCATCGAGCGGCGCAGGCCGCCGACGAAGTTGAGCGAACCGTACGGGTCGTCCGACGGCCCGTTCAGGACCTGGTCGAGCGCCGGACGCTCGCCGTACGAGACCGGCAGCAGCGAGCCACGCGGCATCGACGGGTGCGCGGCCGCGGACGGCCAGAACCAGCCACCGCCCGGAGCCTCCTGCGCCACCGCGAGGGGCGCACCGATGACGGCCGCGTCGGCACCGCATGCGATGGCCTTCGCGAAGTCGCCCGACGACGTGATGTCGCCGTCGGCGATGACGTGGACGTAGCGTCCGCCGGTCTCGTCGAGGTAGTCCCGGCGAGCCGCGGCGGCGTCGGCGATCGCCGTCGCCATCGGCACGCCGATGCCGAGCACCTCACGGGTGGTGGTGGCGCCCTCGGTGGAGCCGTAGCCCACGATGACGCCGGCCGCGCCCGTACGCATCAGATGCAGCGCGGTGCGGTGGTCGCTCACACCACCGGCGATGACCGGGACGTCCAACTCGGAGATGAACGTCTTGAGGTTCAGCGGCTCGCTCTCGCCGTGCGCGACGTGCTCGGCCGAGATGATCGTGCCGTGGATGACCAGCAGGTCGATGCCGGCCTTCACGAGCGCCGGGGTGAGCGCGCGGGCGTTCTGCGGGCTGACGCGGACAGCTGTGGTGACACCGGCGTCGCGGACCTGCGCGACCGCTGCCGCGAGCAGCTCGGGCTGCAGCGGCGCGGCGTGCAGTTCCTGCAGGCGTGCGACGGCTGCGTCGGGATCGATCTCCTTCTCGGCCATCTCGGCGAGCTCGGCGAGCTTGACCTCGACGTCGGCGTGCCGACCCCACAGGCCCTCACCGTTGATGACACCGAGACCGCCGGCCTTGCCGAGCTCGATCGCGAACGACGGCGACACCAGCGCGTCGGTCGGATGAGCCAGGACGGGGATGTCGAAGCGGTACGCATCGATCTGCCAGGCCGTCGACACCTCCTTCGAGGAACGGGTCCGGCGAGAGGGAACGATGTTGATGTCGTCCAACTCGTAGGTGCGTCGGGCAGTTCTGCCCATGCCGATTTCGACGAGGTCGCGCACGCGCGCCCCTTTCTCGATTGTTATGAGTGCTTAGCGGGCAGCGTAGTTCGGCGCTTCGACGGTCATGGTGATGTCGTGCGGATGGCTCTCCTTGAGGCCCGCCGCGGTGATCTGCACGAACTGCGCCTCCTGGAGCTGCTCGATCGTCCCGGAGCCGGTGTAGCCCATGGCCGCGCGCAGGCCGCCGGTGAGCTGGTGGATCACCTGCGACAGCGGGCCGCGGAACGGAACCCGGCCCTCGATGCCCTCGGGGACCAGCTTGTCCTCGGCGAGCACGTCGTCCTGGAAGTAGCGGTCCTTGGAGTAGGACTTGCCCTGTCCGCGGCTCTGCATCGCGCCGAGCGAGCCCATGCCGCGGTAGCTCTTGAACTGCTTGCCGCCGACCAGGATCAGCTCGCCCGGGGACTCGGCGGTGCCGGCGAGGAGCGAGCCGAGCATCGCGGTGGACGCGCCGGCGGCGAGCGCCTTGGCGACGTCACCGGAGAACTGCAGGCCGCCGTCGGCGATGACCGGGACACCGAGTGCCTTGCACGCGGCCGTGGCCTCGAGGATCGCGGTGATCTGCGGGGCGCCGACACCGGCGATGACGCGGGTGGTGCAGATGGAGCCGGGGCCGACACCGATCTTGACGGCGTCCGCGCCGGCCTCGGCGAGAGCGAGAGCGCCGGCGCGGGTGGCGACGTTGCCGCCGATGAGCTGGACGCGGTCGCCGATCTCGGCCTTGAGCTTCGCGATCATCTGCAAGATGTTGATCTGGTGGCCGTGCGCGCTGTCGACGACGAGGACGTCGGCACCGGCGTCGGCCAGCGTCATCGCGCGGACCCAGGCGTCGTCACCGACACCGACCGCCGCACCGACGAGCAGGCGTCCGTCGCGGTCCTTGGTGGCGTTGGGGTGCTGCTCGGTCTTGACGAAGTCCTTGACCGTGATGAGCCCGGTGAGCTTGCCGTGGCCGTCGACGATCGGGAGCTTCTCGATCTTGTGACGACGCAGCAGGCCGAGCGCGACCTCGGCGGTCACACCCTCGCGCGCGGTGATCAGCGGCGCCTTGGTCATCACCTCGGCGACCGGACGGTTCTCGTCCACCTCGAACCGCATGTCGCGGTTGGTGATGATGCCGACGAGGGTGCCGGTCTCGTCCGTGACGGGCAGTCCGGAGATACGGAACCGCGCGCACTTGGCGTCGACCTCGGCGAGGGTGTCCGACGGACTGCACGTGACCGGATCGGTCACCATGCCGGCCTCGGACCGCTTGACGGTCTCGACCCATCCGGCCTGCGCCTCGACGGCGGAATTGCGGTGCAGGACACCCATGCCGCCGGCGCGCGCCATGGCGATGGCCATGCGGGCCTCGGTGACGGTGTCCATCGCCGAACTCACCAGCGGGACGTTGAGGCGGATCTCACGGGTCAGCTGGCTCGAGGTGTCCACCTGGTTGGGGACGACGTCCGAAGCCGCCGGCAGCAGCAGCACGTCGTCGAAGGTTAGACCCAGCATCGCAACCTTGTTCGGGTCGTCTCCCCCGGTGTGCACGTGCCCTCCGGTACTACTCATGCGGCTCGGGCCCTCCATGAAGCGTCGATTGATATTGATTACGGAAGAAGAGTCTGGGCCGACGAAAGATTCCCGTGCGGGATTTGCCGTGCGCAGACCTCCGTGGACCATGGTATCGGCTCGCCCGAAAGTGCACGCGGGCCGTCCCGGCGACTCACCCACGGCTATCAGCTAGCGCAGACCGGGATGAACTGCGTACCGTGGTGTTGTGCGCGATCAACTGCCTCCCGGTCTTCCGCCGGACCCCTTCGCCGGTGACCCTGCCGACCCGTCTGCTGCGCTCGACGCGATCGAGCCGGGCCAGCCGCTGGATCCCCATGAGCGTCTCGCCGTGGAGGAGGACCTCGCGGACCTCGCCGTCTACGAGGCGCTGCTCGGCCACCGTGGAATTCGCGGACTGGTCGTGTGCTGCGAGGACTGCCAGCAGGACCACTACCACGACTGGGACATGCTGCGCGCGAACCTGCTCCAGCTGCTCGTCGACGGCACGGTCCGCCCGCACGAGCCCGCGTACGACCCGTCGCCCGACGCGTACGTCACCTGGGACTACTGCCGCGGCTACGCGGACGCCTCGATGAACGACGCCCTCCACGGCGACGGCTTCGAACTCTGAGAGTCACCCCTCGACGGCTACGGCCCGGCAAGCATTGCTTGCCGGGCCGTACTCGTTCGTGCGGGATCCATCCTGAATCGTCAGGGCGAGGGCGTCACCGGCGGCTGTCCGCCCAGTGAGCCACTCGTGGCCCGTGTGGTCGACGTCGCAGGCGGCGTCGTCGTGGTCGTCGTGGGAGGCGGCGTCTCGGACGTCGCGGTCGCCGGGTTCGGTGAGGAGGTCGCCGATGGCGATGGCGACTGTGACGGCGCTGTCGAGGTGCCCGGAATCACGCCCTGGATGCGGGGGTCGATCGTGGGCGACGGCCACTCCGTGACCGGAACCGACGTCTCCAGCCCCGGACTGGTGGACGACGAGTCGCCGGCGGTGGCGGGTGGCGGGGTCGTCGTCGGCGGCACGTTCGGAGCCTGTGGCGGCACGACCTTCCCCAACTCGGTCAGGAGTCGGTCGCGCCACACGTTCAGCTCGTCCCGGGTCCCGGCCTCGTTGACGGCGCTCGCGCGCGCACCGGCCGAGTCGAGCTTGGCCTTCGCGCCGACCGCATCACCCGACGCGATGAGACGTTCGGCCTCCTGGAGGTTGGACGTCGTGTCGATCTTCGCGACGGTGGAGGCCGCCCGCTCGGTGAAGACCACCTGCTTGACGCCCCACAGCGGGTCGCCC
This window contains:
- a CDS encoding DUF5319 domain-containing protein, whose product is MRDQLPPGLPPDPFAGDPADPSAALDAIEPGQPLDPHERLAVEEDLADLAVYEALLGHRGIRGLVVCCEDCQQDHYHDWDMLRANLLQLLVDGTVRPHEPAYDPSPDAYVTWDYCRGYADASMNDALHGDGFEL
- the guaB gene encoding IMP dehydrogenase — protein: MSSTGGHVHTGGDDPNKVAMLGLTFDDVLLLPAASDVVPNQVDTSSQLTREIRLNVPLVSSAMDTVTEARMAIAMARAGGMGVLHRNSAVEAQAGWVETVKRSEAGMVTDPVTCSPSDTLAEVDAKCARFRISGLPVTDETGTLVGIITNRDMRFEVDENRPVAEVMTKAPLITAREGVTAEVALGLLRRHKIEKLPIVDGHGKLTGLITVKDFVKTEQHPNATKDRDGRLLVGAAVGVGDDAWVRAMTLADAGADVLVVDSAHGHQINILQMIAKLKAEIGDRVQLIGGNVATRAGALALAEAGADAVKIGVGPGSICTTRVIAGVGAPQITAILEATAACKALGVPVIADGGLQFSGDVAKALAAGASTAMLGSLLAGTAESPGELILVGGKQFKSYRGMGSLGAMQSRGQGKSYSKDRYFQDDVLAEDKLVPEGIEGRVPFRGPLSQVIHQLTGGLRAAMGYTGSGTIEQLQEAQFVQITAAGLKESHPHDITMTVEAPNYAAR
- a CDS encoding anti-sigma-D factor RsdA codes for the protein MARGQNGEPGDPHADLAGNGTPVDVAAVRRDDALIDAIAGDRPVATDSPEEYQVAALLANWRTEILAQPLPAEPDLDDIVARVHRELEAQDSLSTRSRSGRSQLRLLRPIAAAAAVVAIAMGGMSIFSYNAEPGDPLWGVKQVVFTERAASTVAKIDTTSNLQEAERLIASGDAVGAKAKLDSAGARASAVNEAGTRDELNVWRDRLLTELGKVVPPQAPNVPPTTTPPPATAGDSSSTSPGLETSVPVTEWPSPTIDPRIQGVIPGTSTAPSQSPSPSATSSPNPATATSETPPPTTTTTTPPATSTTRATSGSLGGQPPVTPSP
- a CDS encoding GuaB3 family IMP dehydrogenase-related protein produces the protein MRDLVEIGMGRTARRTYELDDINIVPSRRTRSSKEVSTAWQIDAYRFDIPVLAHPTDALVSPSFAIELGKAGGLGVINGEGLWGRHADVEVKLAELAEMAEKEIDPDAAVARLQELHAAPLQPELLAAAVAQVRDAGVTTAVRVSPQNARALTPALVKAGIDLLVIHGTIISAEHVAHGESEPLNLKTFISELDVPVIAGGVSDHRTALHLMRTGAAGVIVGYGSTEGATTTREVLGIGVPMATAIADAAAARRDYLDETGGRYVHVIADGDITSSGDFAKAIACGADAAVIGAPLAVAQEAPGGGWFWPSAAAHPSMPRGSLLPVSYGERPALDQVLNGPSDDPYGSLNFVGGLRRSMAKSGYSDLKEFQKVGLSVRA